One Denticeps clupeoides chromosome 12, fDenClu1.1, whole genome shotgun sequence genomic window carries:
- the osgn1 gene encoding oxidative stress induced growth inhibitor 1: MYLCDMDAVSGDVLPVVVIGNGPSGICLSYLLSGYTPYRSPEGNHPNPLLQAKLDENAHLSLLEQDLEYLCEGLEGRSSNPVAVLFDSLLLPDSDFGLDCASPLLWHYEPERAMPHLVLGRGPPGGAWHAMEGSMLTLSLANWMELPGLKLKEWIREKRRNVRNDRATPAEIASYYQHYVTQMGLERSFACGTTVTSVQRLRLEEEGRSVWEVQGVQRRALDEDDKEVEGGEFVEVPFSVCAENVVLATGTHDIPARLGVEGENLPFVFHTFWELEAAISAGRLHQTSDPVLVVGAGLTAADAVLATHHLTTPVYHAFRRSITDPDLIFNQLPKLLYPEYHKVHQMMTQQQHRPGEALPGLVSETSLPLPNNSRTSFPCSYPGYTSFPKHRVVAFKPDRKCVLEDDGGRQTVLQVSMVLVLIGAHPNLSFLPEHGQQLALNAQEPVTCRRNPIDVDPYTYESAQESGLYAMGPLVGENFVRFLKGGALAIASDLSRKQRDRELRVADIGTQTKHNVTLDS, encoded by the exons ATGTATCTGTGCGACATGGATGCGGTGTCTGGGGACGTTCTCCCTGTTGTTGTCATCG GTAATGGGCCCTCTGGAATCTGCCTGTCCTACTTGCTGTCAGGCTACACGCCTTACCGGTCACCTGAGGGCAACCACCCTAACCCCCTCCTTCAGGCCAAACTGGACGAGAATGCTCATCTTTCTCTTCTGGAGCAG GACCTGGAGTACCTGTGCGAGGGTCTAGAAGGCCGGTCCTCGAACCCAGTGGCAGTGCTGTTTGACTCCCTGTTGCTACCAGACAGTGATTTTGGACTGGACTGCGCCTCGCCTCTGTTGTGGCACTATGAGCCTGAGAGGGCCATGCCTCACCTCGTCCTTGGGAGAGGGCCACCGGGTGGAGCCTGGCAT GCCATGGAAGGATCCATGTTGACACTGAGTCTTGCAAACTGGATGGAACTTCCTGGTCTAAAGCTAAAGGAGTGGATCAGAGAGAAGCGCAG GAATGTCCGCAATGACCGTGCCACGCCTGCAGAGATAGCCTCCTATTATCAGCACTACGTCACCCAGATGGGCCTTGAGAGGAGCTTTGCGTGTGGAACCACGGTCACCTCCGTACAGCGACTTCGCCTGGAGGAAGAGGGCCGGTCTGTGTGGGAGGTGCAGGGGGTGCAGCGGCGAGCCCTGGATGAAGACGATAAGGAAGTTGAGGGTGGGGAGTTTGTGGAGGTCCCGTTCTCTGTGTGTGCGGAGAATGTGGTGCTGGCCACCGGCACCCATGACATCCCAGCTCGGCTGGGGGTAGAAGGGGAGAACCTTCCCTTCGTCTTTCACACCTTCTGGGAGCTGGAAGCTGCCATATCAGCAGGCCGCCTCCACCAGACGTCTGACCCGGTCTTGGTGGTGGGCGCCGGGCTTACCGCCGCAGACGCTGTGCTGGCCACGCACCACCTGACCACTCCGGTGTACCATGCTTTCCGACGTTCCATCACCGATCCAgacctcatcttcaaccagctgCCTAAGTTGCTCTACCCAGAGTACCACAAGGTCCATCAGATGATgacgcagcagcagcaccgtCCCGGGGAAGCCCTGCCAGGCCTGGTGAGCGAGACGTCGCTTCCCCTGCCTAATAACAGTCGTACCTCGTTCCCTTGCTCCTATCCAGGCTATACCAGCTTCCCTAAGCATCGTGTGGTGGCCTTCAAACCAGACAGGAAGTGTGTTCTGGAGGACGATGGGGGCCGGCAGACCGTGCTGCAGGTCTCCATGGTCCTGGTGCTGATTGGCGCCCACCCGAACCTGTCCTTCCTGCCTGAGCACGGCCAACAGCTGGCCTTGAACGCGCAGGAGCCCGTTACCTGCAGACGGAACCCGATCGATGTGGACCCCTACACGTACGAGTCTGCGCAGGAAAGTGGCCTGTACGCCATGGGACCTTTGGTGGGTGAGAACTTTGTGCGGTTCCTCAAAGGGGGTGCCCTGGCCATCGCCAGCGATCTGTCGAGGAAGCAGAGAGACCGAGAACTGAGAGTGGCGGACATCGGGACGCAGACAAAGCACAACGTCACCCTGGATTCCTAG